One genomic segment of Mycolicibacterium chubuense NBB4 includes these proteins:
- a CDS encoding S1C family serine protease, whose amino-acid sequence MPSPTPVIAALALTIASLVAVPTASAEPVPVADTTAVEPGVVRIDTDLPVQGAVGSGTGVVLRPDGIALTNNHVIRGAADITATDVGTGRSYPVDVVGYDRKNDVAVLRLRGASNLPVAPTADSSTVRIGDPVTGVGFPGGGPLTRSPGTVRALGQNVTADDDFTGSSEQLDGLIGFDADTLPGDSGGPLVDSTGRVVGIVTVGSQTYRMTNAGGFAIPINQALATAEAIQAGNASGSVHVGPTGILGIGINDDRDPAGVVVQGVLRGSPADLAGLAGGDVITGIDAVPTPDGTVLTDVLDRHHPGDPVTVDYLDRARTAHSIPVRLAAGPPN is encoded by the coding sequence ATGCCTTCACCCACACCGGTCATCGCGGCACTGGCGCTGACCATCGCAAGTCTGGTGGCGGTGCCGACGGCGTCGGCCGAACCCGTCCCGGTGGCCGACACGACGGCTGTGGAACCGGGCGTCGTGCGCATCGACACCGACCTGCCGGTGCAGGGAGCCGTCGGCTCGGGCACCGGTGTGGTGCTGCGCCCCGACGGCATCGCGCTCACCAACAATCACGTGATCCGGGGCGCGGCGGACATCACGGCGACCGATGTGGGGACCGGCCGGAGCTATCCCGTCGACGTCGTCGGCTACGACCGCAAGAACGATGTGGCGGTCCTGCGGCTGCGGGGAGCGTCGAATCTGCCGGTCGCTCCGACCGCCGACTCGTCGACCGTGCGCATCGGGGATCCGGTCACCGGGGTCGGATTTCCGGGCGGCGGCCCGCTGACCCGATCGCCGGGAACGGTGCGGGCGCTCGGCCAGAACGTCACCGCCGACGACGACTTCACCGGCAGCAGCGAGCAACTCGACGGGCTGATCGGATTCGATGCCGACACCCTGCCGGGGGACTCCGGCGGACCGCTGGTCGACAGCACCGGCCGGGTCGTCGGCATCGTCACCGTGGGATCGCAGACCTACCGGATGACCAACGCCGGCGGCTTCGCCATTCCGATCAACCAGGCTCTGGCCACCGCGGAGGCGATCCAGGCGGGCAACGCGTCCGGATCCGTGCACGTCGGACCGACCGGAATCCTCGGGATCGGCATCAACGACGACCGCGATCCGGCGGGAGTGGTCGTGCAGGGAGTGCTGCGCGGCTCACCGGCCGACCTGGCGGGCCTGGCCGGCGGCGACGTCATCACCGGCATCGACGCCGTGCCGACGCCGGACGGGACGGTGCTGACCGATGTCCTCGACCGGCACCACCCCGGTGACCCGGTCACCGTGGACTATCTCGACCGCGCCCGCACCGCGCACAGCATCCCGGTCAGGCTCGCGGCCGGACCGCCCAACTGA
- a CDS encoding amidase — translation MNFEEYRGFDATGLARLVADKDVAATELLALAQERAAAVNPRINAIVRDVPAPIPDAGGGPFAGVPFLIKDLAQDYAGLPTSRGSRAWMAHPVTEHATVVARWLDAGLVIFGKTNTPEFGAKGITEPLAWGPARNPWNLARTPGGSSGGSAAAVAAGIVPCAGANDGGGSIRIPAACCGLVGLKPGRGLTPFGPAMGELMHGAAVQGVVSRTVRDTAAMLDILSGGEPSGPYVPAMPASSFASCVGSDPGALRIGFRVPTAITPAPHREAFAAVEKTAQTLSDLGHHVEELPQAPFDDAALARDFLLTWFVYTAADVAEAKRLTGAGDEAFERETLIMAALGRATSSIDYLSAVERRHDHTRRLTTFFEDYDLLLTPTLATPPPAIGEFDLPAPLQHATDALIRTRTARLLRYTKIVDDMVDKNLGWVPYTQLANLTGRPAISLPLHWTADGLPLGVQFVAPLAGESLLIRLAAQLEQAMPWASRMAPL, via the coding sequence GTGAACTTCGAGGAGTACCGCGGATTCGACGCGACCGGCCTGGCCCGGCTCGTCGCCGACAAGGACGTCGCCGCAACGGAACTGCTGGCGCTGGCGCAGGAGCGGGCCGCGGCGGTGAACCCGCGGATCAACGCGATCGTGCGTGACGTGCCCGCCCCGATCCCCGACGCCGGCGGTGGCCCGTTCGCCGGAGTTCCGTTTCTGATCAAGGACCTCGCGCAGGACTATGCGGGGCTGCCGACGTCGCGGGGCTCACGGGCCTGGATGGCGCATCCCGTCACCGAGCATGCGACCGTCGTCGCGCGCTGGCTCGACGCGGGTCTGGTCATCTTCGGCAAGACGAACACCCCCGAATTCGGGGCGAAGGGCATCACCGAGCCGCTGGCGTGGGGCCCGGCGCGCAATCCGTGGAATCTGGCGCGGACGCCGGGCGGCTCCTCGGGCGGGTCGGCGGCGGCGGTCGCGGCGGGCATCGTGCCGTGCGCCGGCGCCAACGACGGGGGCGGATCGATCCGCATCCCCGCGGCGTGCTGCGGGCTGGTCGGGCTCAAACCGGGCCGCGGGCTCACGCCCTTCGGGCCCGCGATGGGCGAACTGATGCACGGCGCCGCGGTGCAAGGTGTCGTTTCACGCACGGTCCGGGATACCGCGGCGATGCTGGACATCCTGAGCGGCGGCGAGCCCAGCGGACCCTACGTGCCCGCCATGCCGGCGTCCTCGTTCGCCTCGTGTGTGGGCAGCGATCCCGGTGCGCTGCGAATCGGCTTCCGGGTGCCGACCGCGATCACTCCGGCGCCGCACCGCGAAGCGTTCGCCGCCGTCGAGAAGACCGCGCAGACGCTGAGCGACCTCGGCCACCACGTCGAAGAACTCCCGCAGGCACCGTTCGACGACGCCGCGCTCGCGCGCGACTTCCTGCTCACCTGGTTCGTCTACACCGCCGCCGACGTCGCCGAGGCCAAACGGCTCACGGGCGCCGGAGACGAGGCGTTCGAACGGGAGACGCTCATCATGGCGGCATTGGGCCGCGCGACGAGCAGCATCGACTATCTCAGCGCCGTCGAGCGACGCCACGACCACACCCGCCGGCTGACGACGTTCTTCGAGGACTACGACCTGCTGCTGACACCGACGCTGGCAACCCCGCCACCGGCGATCGGCGAGTTCGACCTGCCGGCACCCCTGCAGCACGCCACCGACGCGCTGATCAGAACGCGCACCGCCCGTCTGCTGCGCTACACCAAGATCGTCGACGACATGGTGGACAAGAACCTCGGCTGGGTGCCGTACACGCAGCTGGCGAATCTGACTGGCAGACCGGCGATTTCGCTGCCGCTGCACTGGACGGCGGACGGCCTGCCGCTGGGCGTCCAATTCGTCGCGCCCCTGGCGGGCGAGTCGCTGCTGATCCGACTGGCCGCCCAGCTGGAGCAGGCGATGCCGTGGGCGTCCCGGATGGCGCCCCTGTAG
- a CDS encoding LLM class F420-dependent oxidoreductase, protein MKFGISTFVNDDTIDTVSLARAVEERGFASLVIAEHTHIPASRESPYPQGGELPSVYYRTLDPFVTLAAAAAVTTTIELFTGIALLIQRDPIITAKEAASIDLISNGRFVFGVGAGWNIEELRDHGTDPKTRGALLDERIEAIKALWTSEPAEYHGRFVDFEPSFSRPKPVQKPHPPVYIGGDSDATVKRVIRHQAGWISNPLPVDRLARRIGQMRDGSGHDVPLAMFGTPVDTEYWRAADELGFGQVALLLPTKPLDASLRLLDSYADQVARYTG, encoded by the coding sequence ATGAAATTCGGGATCTCCACGTTCGTCAACGACGACACCATCGACACGGTGTCGCTTGCCAGGGCCGTCGAGGAGCGCGGTTTCGCGTCACTGGTCATCGCCGAGCACACCCACATCCCGGCCAGCCGGGAGTCGCCGTATCCGCAGGGCGGTGAGCTGCCGTCGGTCTACTACCGGACGCTGGACCCCTTCGTCACGCTCGCCGCCGCCGCGGCCGTGACCACGACGATCGAGCTGTTCACCGGCATCGCGCTGCTGATCCAGCGTGACCCGATCATCACCGCCAAGGAAGCGGCCAGCATCGACCTGATCTCCAACGGCCGCTTCGTCTTCGGCGTCGGCGCCGGCTGGAACATCGAGGAGTTGCGCGACCACGGCACCGACCCGAAGACACGGGGCGCCCTGCTCGACGAGCGGATCGAGGCGATCAAGGCGCTGTGGACCTCCGAACCCGCCGAGTACCACGGGAGGTTCGTGGACTTCGAACCGTCCTTCAGCCGGCCCAAACCGGTGCAGAAGCCGCATCCGCCCGTCTACATCGGCGGCGACTCCGACGCCACCGTCAAGCGGGTGATCCGCCACCAGGCGGGCTGGATCTCCAACCCGCTGCCGGTCGACAGGCTCGCCCGGCGCATCGGCCAGATGCGCGACGGCAGCGGTCACGACGTTCCGCTGGCCATGTTCGGCACTCCCGTCGACACCGAATACTGGCGTGCCGCCGACGAACTGGGCTTCGGCCAGGTCGCCCTGCTGTTGCCGACCAAGCCGCTCGACGCGTCGCTGCGGCTGCTCGACAGCTACGCCGACCAGGTGGCGCGCTACACCGGCTGA